One genomic segment of Bradyrhizobium diazoefficiens includes these proteins:
- a CDS encoding Do family serine endopeptidase yields the protein MKDPINSNITTSRKILKPRRLALLGSVAALGVAVLVASPASTPFGVSSLISPARATEATATPPGFADLVSKVKPAVISVRVKIDQDSDKSAMLQQNRMNQDEDTPFDQFSRQFGFRFPNGMNGMPRQRHQVITGEGSGFFISADGYAVTNNHVVDHAESVQVTTDDGTIYTAKVVGTDPKTDLALIKVDGKKDFPFVKFSDQNPRIGDWVVAVGNPFGLGGTVTAGIVSASGRDIGNGPYDDFIQIDAPINKGNSGGPAFDMNGNVIGVNTAIFSPSGGSVGIGFDIPASTAKLVVAQLKEKGAVTRGWLGVQVQPVTAEIADSLGLKAARGAIVDNPQDGSPAAKAGIEAGDVITAVNGTAIKDSHDLARTIAALAPGTSVKLDVIHKGQTKTVTLALGELPNERQAKADDGKTQQAPGTPRLGLSLAPAADVQGAGQKGVVVTDVDPQGPAAQHGIQTGDVILDVGGKAVANVGDVRSELAQAKSSGKKSVLLQVKSAEATRFVAVPLA from the coding sequence ATGAAAGATCCCATCAATTCCAACATCACGACATCCCGCAAGATTTTGAAACCGCGCCGCCTTGCGCTGCTCGGTAGTGTGGCCGCGCTTGGTGTGGCCGTGCTGGTTGCATCACCGGCTTCGACGCCGTTCGGCGTGAGCTCCCTGATTTCACCGGCACGAGCGACCGAGGCCACCGCGACGCCGCCGGGCTTCGCCGACCTCGTCAGCAAGGTCAAACCCGCCGTCATTTCGGTCCGGGTGAAGATCGACCAGGACAGCGACAAGAGCGCAATGCTGCAACAGAACCGCATGAACCAGGACGAGGATACCCCATTCGACCAGTTCTCGCGGCAGTTCGGTTTTCGCTTCCCCAACGGCATGAACGGCATGCCGCGCCAGCGCCATCAGGTGATCACCGGTGAAGGCTCCGGCTTCTTCATCTCCGCCGACGGCTATGCCGTGACCAACAACCACGTCGTCGATCATGCCGAATCCGTGCAGGTGACGACGGACGACGGCACGATCTACACCGCGAAGGTCGTCGGCACCGACCCGAAGACCGATCTCGCGCTGATCAAGGTCGACGGCAAGAAGGACTTCCCGTTCGTCAAGTTCTCCGACCAGAACCCGAGGATCGGCGACTGGGTGGTCGCAGTCGGCAATCCCTTCGGCCTCGGCGGCACCGTCACGGCTGGTATCGTCTCCGCCAGCGGCCGCGACATCGGCAACGGCCCCTATGACGACTTCATCCAGATCGACGCGCCGATCAACAAGGGCAATTCCGGCGGACCGGCCTTCGACATGAACGGCAATGTGATCGGCGTGAACACGGCGATCTTCTCGCCGTCCGGCGGCTCGGTCGGTATCGGCTTCGACATTCCGGCCTCGACCGCAAAGCTCGTTGTCGCGCAGCTGAAAGAGAAGGGCGCCGTCACCCGCGGCTGGCTCGGTGTGCAGGTGCAGCCGGTGACCGCGGAGATCGCCGACAGCCTCGGCCTGAAGGCGGCGCGCGGCGCAATCGTCGACAACCCGCAGGATGGCAGTCCGGCGGCGAAGGCCGGCATCGAGGCCGGTGATGTCATCACCGCCGTCAACGGCACCGCGATCAAGGACTCCCACGATCTCGCCCGCACCATCGCCGCGCTGGCGCCGGGCACGTCCGTGAAACTCGATGTCATCCACAAGGGCCAAACTAAGACGGTAACGCTGGCGCTCGGCGAGCTGCCGAACGAGCGACAGGCCAAGGCCGATGACGGCAAAACGCAGCAGGCACCCGGTACGCCGCGCCTCGGCTTGAGCCTGGCGCCGGCCGCCGACGTTCAGGGCGCCGGCCAGAAGGGTGTGGTGGTCACCGATGTCGATCCGCAGGGGCCGGCGGCGCAGCACGGCATCCAGACCGGCGATGTCATCCTCGATGTCGGCGGCAAGGCCGTCGCCAATGTTGGCGACGTCCGTTCCGAACTGGCGCAGGCCAAATCGTCCGGCAAGAAGAGCGTATTGTTGCAGGTGAAGAGCGCGGAAGCGACCCGCTTCGTCGCGGTGCCGCTCGCGTAA
- a CDS encoding putative bifunctional diguanylate cyclase/phosphodiesterase, which produces MSMHRLFTEQLRCATDATGRVDLAKLGELVSAAYDAGDRDRQRMMDVRGHTHGEVEQDLLRTREFLDTIVENIPIAVFAKCAKDSRYILLNRAGEDYYGVPREQMLGRTPEEIFPADVARMVNEQDRRVVASGMPMFLEEHLLEVGVKGHDRVVNSRKMLITDGACDPQYLVGVIEDVTERVNTQQRISHLAQHDALTNLPNRSAFNAALAERLERAQEASTSFAVLSLDLDRFKEVNDVFGHPVGDMLMRTAAERLAVEADGAFVARIGGDEFMILMPGDVCRDEVLALGERMVEAIGTELEVDDYLSHVGLSVGIALYPDDGVDAATLLANADSALYRAKRDGRGRVRFFEPEMDQELRDRRLLQHDLRQALEQNQFLVYFQPQARMDGEIVGFEALLRWNHPTRGFVPPDQFIPLAEENGLIIQIGEWVLREACREAASWPRPLPVAVNLSPVQFQAGDLERSIHQILLETGLAPTRLELEITEGVLIGDFTRALNLLRRLKALGSRIAMDDFGTGYSSLSYLQSFPFDKIKIDRSFISDLEATPQSAEIVRAVLGLAHALNIPVVAEGVETEAQRAFLAREACEEIQGYLIGRPEPIERYLDVIGITVERRRYA; this is translated from the coding sequence ATGAGCATGCATCGCTTGTTCACCGAGCAGCTCCGCTGTGCCACCGATGCCACCGGACGGGTCGATCTCGCCAAGCTGGGCGAGCTCGTCAGCGCGGCCTATGACGCCGGCGATCGCGACCGCCAGAGGATGATGGACGTGCGCGGGCACACCCACGGCGAGGTCGAGCAGGATCTGCTGCGGACCCGGGAGTTCCTCGACACCATCGTCGAGAATATCCCGATTGCCGTGTTCGCAAAGTGCGCAAAGGATTCGCGCTATATTCTGCTCAATCGCGCCGGCGAGGACTATTACGGCGTGCCGCGCGAGCAAATGCTGGGCAGGACGCCCGAGGAGATTTTCCCGGCCGACGTCGCCCGCATGGTCAACGAGCAGGACCGCCGGGTCGTCGCCAGCGGCATGCCGATGTTTCTCGAGGAGCATCTCCTCGAAGTCGGCGTCAAGGGTCACGACCGCGTCGTCAATTCGCGCAAAATGCTGATCACGGATGGCGCCTGCGATCCGCAATATCTGGTCGGCGTGATCGAGGACGTCACCGAGCGCGTCAACACGCAGCAACGCATCAGCCATCTCGCCCAACACGATGCACTGACCAATCTGCCCAACCGCAGCGCCTTCAATGCCGCGCTGGCCGAGCGGCTGGAGCGGGCGCAGGAGGCCTCGACCAGCTTTGCGGTGCTCAGCCTCGATCTCGACCGCTTCAAGGAGGTCAACGACGTGTTCGGCCACCCCGTCGGCGACATGCTGATGCGGACCGCGGCCGAGCGTCTTGCCGTAGAAGCCGACGGCGCCTTCGTCGCCCGCATCGGCGGCGACGAGTTCATGATCCTGATGCCGGGCGATGTCTGCCGCGACGAGGTGCTGGCGCTCGGCGAGCGCATGGTTGAGGCGATCGGCACCGAGCTCGAGGTCGACGACTACCTCTCCCATGTCGGCCTCAGCGTCGGCATCGCGCTCTATCCGGATGACGGCGTGGATGCGGCAACGCTGCTCGCCAATGCCGATTCCGCGCTCTATCGTGCCAAGCGCGACGGCCGGGGCAGGGTCCGATTCTTCGAACCCGAGATGGACCAGGAGTTGCGCGACCGCAGGCTGTTGCAGCACGATTTGCGACAGGCACTGGAGCAGAACCAGTTCCTCGTCTATTTCCAACCGCAGGCGCGGATGGATGGCGAGATCGTCGGCTTCGAGGCGCTGCTGCGCTGGAATCACCCGACGCGCGGTTTCGTGCCGCCGGATCAGTTCATTCCGCTCGCCGAGGAGAACGGGCTGATCATCCAGATCGGCGAATGGGTCTTGCGCGAAGCCTGCCGCGAGGCGGCGTCCTGGCCGCGGCCGCTGCCGGTCGCAGTCAATCTGTCGCCGGTCCAGTTCCAGGCCGGCGATCTCGAACGTTCGATCCACCAGATCTTGCTGGAGACGGGGCTCGCGCCGACGCGGCTCGAGCTCGAGATCACCGAAGGCGTGCTGATCGGCGATTTCACCCGCGCGCTGAATCTGCTGCGGCGGCTGAAGGCGCTCGGCAGCCGCATCGCCATGGACGATTTCGGCACCGGCTATTCCTCGCTGTCCTATCTCCAGTCGTTCCCGTTCGACAAGATCAAGATCGATCGCAGCTTCATCTCCGATCTCGAGGCGACGCCACAGTCGGCCGAGATCGTCCGCGCGGTCCTCGGCCTCGCCCACGCCCTGAATATCCCTGTGGTTGCCGAAGGGGTGGAGACGGAAGCGCAGCGTGCCTTCCTGGCGCGGGAAGCCTGCGAGGAGATCCAGGGCTACCTTATCGGCCGGCCTGAACCGATCGAACGGTATCTCGATGTGATCGGCATTACCGTCGAGCGCCGGCGTTACGCCTGA
- the rpe gene encoding ribulose-phosphate 3-epimerase translates to MSREIIIAPSILAADFACLGEEIAAIDAAGADWIHCDVMDGHFVPNISFGADVIKAIRPMTSKIFDVHLMIAPTDPYLEAFAKAGADVITVHAEAGPHLDRSLQAIRALGKKCGVSLCPATPESAIEYVLDRLDLVLVMTVNPGFGGQSFLDSQIEKIRRIRSMIGERSIRLEVDGGITRDNAAAVAAAGADTLVAGSAVFRGKSRANYAANIAAIRTAAEAGRVPKVQDISALPIRAGESAFIR, encoded by the coding sequence ATGAGCAGAGAGATCATCATCGCCCCGTCGATCCTGGCGGCGGATTTTGCGTGCCTCGGCGAGGAGATCGCGGCAATCGACGCAGCCGGCGCCGACTGGATCCATTGCGACGTCATGGACGGACACTTCGTGCCGAACATCAGTTTCGGCGCCGACGTCATCAAGGCGATCCGGCCGATGACGTCGAAGATCTTCGACGTGCATCTCATGATCGCACCGACAGATCCCTATCTCGAGGCCTTCGCAAAGGCGGGTGCCGATGTCATCACGGTTCATGCCGAAGCGGGCCCGCATCTCGATCGCTCGCTGCAGGCAATCCGCGCGCTCGGCAAGAAGTGTGGCGTCAGCCTGTGTCCGGCGACGCCCGAAAGCGCGATCGAATACGTGCTCGATCGTCTCGACCTCGTGCTGGTGATGACGGTCAATCCCGGCTTCGGCGGACAGTCCTTCCTCGACTCCCAGATCGAGAAGATCAGGCGCATTCGAAGCATGATCGGCGAGCGGTCGATCCGGCTCGAGGTCGATGGCGGCATCACGCGCGACAATGCCGCTGCCGTCGCCGCCGCTGGCGCCGATACGCTGGTCGCGGGATCGGCGGTATTCCGCGGCAAGAGCCGCGCCAATTATGCCGCCAATATCGCGGCCATTCGTACCGCTGCGGAAGCCGGCCGAGTTCCGAAGGTGCAGGATATTTCCGCGCTGCCGATACGGGCCGGAGAGAGCGCATTCATCCGGTAG
- the cbbX gene encoding CbbX protein, with product MLDVPHATTTEPTETSFDLRKEAEAAGITDTLQQLERELIGLKPVKNRVRQIASLLLIERIRQRAGLAAAPPTLHMSFTGNPGTGKTTVALRMAKILHGLGFVRRGQVISVTRDDLVGQYIGHTAPKTKEILKKAMGGVLFIDEAYYLHRPDNERDYGQEAIEILLQVMENQREDLVVILAGYGERMTNFFGSNPGFRSRIAHHIEFPDYAEAELLVIAELMLKERGYHFSAAAREAFEKYIALRRTQPFFSNARSIRNAVDRIRLRQADRLVSDLDRMLDVADLETIDPADVLASRVFSGGADARGGKP from the coding sequence ATGCTGGATGTCCCCCACGCAACGACCACCGAGCCTACCGAGACCAGCTTCGATCTCCGCAAGGAAGCCGAAGCGGCTGGAATCACCGACACGCTGCAGCAACTCGAGCGGGAGCTGATCGGGCTGAAGCCGGTCAAGAACCGTGTGCGCCAGATCGCCTCGCTGTTGCTGATCGAACGCATCCGCCAGCGCGCCGGGCTAGCCGCCGCGCCGCCGACATTGCACATGTCGTTCACCGGCAACCCCGGCACAGGCAAGACCACGGTCGCGCTGCGCATGGCGAAAATTCTGCACGGCCTCGGCTTCGTGCGGCGCGGGCAGGTGATCTCGGTGACGCGCGACGATCTTGTCGGGCAATATATCGGCCACACTGCGCCGAAGACCAAAGAGATCCTGAAGAAGGCGATGGGGGGCGTGCTGTTCATCGACGAGGCCTATTATCTGCACCGGCCCGACAACGAGCGCGATTACGGCCAGGAGGCGATCGAGATCCTGCTGCAGGTGATGGAGAACCAGCGCGAGGACCTCGTCGTCATCCTCGCCGGCTATGGCGAGCGGATGACGAACTTCTTCGGCTCCAACCCCGGCTTCCGCTCGCGCATCGCCCATCACATCGAATTCCCCGACTATGCGGAAGCTGAGCTGCTCGTCATCGCCGAGCTGATGCTGAAAGAGCGCGGCTATCACTTCTCGGCGGCGGCACGGGAGGCATTCGAGAAATATATCGCGCTGCGGCGGACCCAACCGTTCTTCTCCAATGCGCGCTCGATCCGCAACGCGGTCGACCGCATCCGCCTGCGCCAGGCCGATCGGCTGGTGTCGGATCTCGACCGCATGCTGGATGTCGCCGATCTCGAAACCATCGATCCGGCGGATGTTCTCGCAAGCCGCGTATTCAGCGGCGGAGCCGATGCGCGGGGTGGAAAGCCATGA
- a CDS encoding ribulose bisphosphate carboxylase small subunit has protein sequence MKLTQGCFSFLPDLTDDQIYKQVQYCLANGWAVNIEFTDDPHPRSTYWEMWGLPMFDLQDAAGVMMELGECRRVYGNSYIRISGFDSSHGWESVRISFIVNRPLQEAEFELVRQEVGGRAIRYTTVRRQAAHASP, from the coding sequence ATGAAGTTGACCCAGGGCTGCTTCTCGTTCCTGCCTGATCTCACCGACGATCAGATCTATAAGCAGGTGCAATACTGCCTCGCCAATGGTTGGGCGGTGAACATCGAGTTCACCGACGATCCGCATCCCCGCAGCACCTATTGGGAGATGTGGGGGCTGCCGATGTTCGACCTCCAGGACGCCGCCGGCGTGATGATGGAGCTCGGCGAATGCCGCAGGGTGTATGGTAACAGCTACATCCGCATCAGCGGCTTCGACTCCAGCCATGGCTGGGAGTCGGTGCGGATCTCCTTCATCGTCAACCGCCCGCTGCAGGAGGCCGAGTTCGAGCTGGTGCGGCAGGAGGTCGGCGGCAGGGCAATCCGTTACACCACCGTGCGCCGGCAGGCCGCGCACGCGTCGCCTTAA
- a CDS encoding form I ribulose bisphosphate carboxylase large subunit — MNAPTGTLRGKERYRSGVLQYKHMGYWEPEYTPKDTDVIALFRVTPQEGVDPIEASAAVAGESSTATWTVVWTDRLTAAEKYRAKCYRVDPVPGSPGSYFAYIAYDLDLFEPGSIANLSASIIGNVFGFKPLKALRLEDMRFPVAYVKTFQGPATGIVVERERLDKFGRPLLGATVKPKLGLSGRNYGRVVYEALKGGLDFTKDDENINSQPFMHWRDRFLYCMEAVNRAQAATGEVKGTYLNVTAATMEDMYERAEFAKELGSVIVMIDLVIGYTAIQSMAKWARRNDMILHLHRAGHSTYTRQKSHGVSFRVIAKWMRLAGVDHIHAGTVVGKLEGDPNTTRGYYDVCREDFNPTKLEHGLFFDQSWASLNKMMPVASGGIHAGQMHQLLDLLGEDVVLQFGGGTIGHPMGIAAGAIANRVALEAMILARNEGRDYVHEGPEILAKAARTCTPLKSALEVWKDVTFNYQSTDTPDFVPTALETV, encoded by the coding sequence ATGAATGCACCCACTGGAACGTTGCGCGGAAAGGAACGATATCGTTCGGGCGTGCTCCAATACAAGCATATGGGTTATTGGGAGCCCGAATACACGCCGAAGGATACTGATGTCATCGCGCTATTCCGCGTCACGCCGCAGGAAGGCGTTGATCCGATCGAGGCGTCGGCCGCCGTTGCCGGCGAGTCCTCGACCGCGACCTGGACGGTGGTGTGGACCGATCGCCTGACAGCGGCGGAAAAGTATCGCGCGAAATGCTATCGCGTCGATCCGGTGCCGGGCTCGCCGGGCTCGTACTTCGCTTATATCGCCTACGACCTCGACCTGTTCGAGCCGGGCTCGATCGCCAATCTCTCGGCCTCGATCATCGGCAACGTGTTCGGCTTCAAGCCGCTGAAGGCGCTGCGTCTGGAAGACATGCGCTTTCCCGTCGCCTATGTGAAGACGTTCCAGGGGCCGGCGACCGGCATCGTGGTCGAGCGCGAGCGGCTCGACAAGTTCGGCCGGCCGCTGCTGGGCGCGACGGTGAAGCCGAAGCTCGGACTTTCGGGCCGCAACTACGGCCGCGTGGTCTATGAGGCGCTGAAGGGCGGGCTCGATTTCACCAAGGACGACGAAAACATCAACTCGCAGCCGTTCATGCACTGGCGCGACCGCTTTCTCTATTGCATGGAGGCGGTGAACCGTGCGCAGGCGGCCACGGGCGAGGTCAAAGGCACTTATCTCAACGTCACCGCGGCGACCATGGAGGACATGTACGAGCGCGCGGAGTTCGCCAAGGAGCTCGGCTCAGTTATCGTCATGATCGACCTTGTGATCGGCTACACCGCGATCCAGTCCATGGCGAAATGGGCGCGGCGCAACGACATGATCCTGCATCTGCACCGCGCCGGTCACTCGACCTATACGCGGCAGAAGAGCCACGGCGTGTCGTTCCGCGTCATCGCAAAATGGATGCGGCTCGCCGGCGTCGACCACATTCATGCCGGCACGGTGGTCGGCAAGCTCGAAGGCGATCCGAACACCACGCGCGGCTATTACGACGTCTGCCGCGAGGACTTCAATCCGACGAAGCTCGAGCACGGCCTGTTCTTCGACCAGTCCTGGGCGAGCCTCAACAAGATGATGCCGGTCGCATCCGGCGGCATTCATGCCGGCCAGATGCATCAGCTGCTCGACCTGCTTGGCGAGGACGTCGTGCTGCAATTCGGCGGCGGCACCATTGGTCATCCCATGGGCATTGCGGCCGGCGCGATCGCCAACCGCGTGGCGCTGGAAGCGATGATCCTCGCCCGCAACGAGGGCCGCGACTACGTCCACGAGGGGCCGGAAATCCTCGCCAAGGCGGCGCGGACCTGCACGCCGCTGAAATCGGCGCTGGAGGTCTGGAAGGACGTCACCTTCAACTATCAATCCACCGACACGCCGGACTTCGTGCCGACGGCGCTGGAAACTGTTTGA
- the fba gene encoding class II fructose-bisphosphate aldolase (catalyzes the reversible aldol condensation of dihydroxyacetonephosphate and glyceraldehyde 3-phosphate in the Calvin cycle, glycolysis, and/or gluconeogenesis) codes for MARITLRQLLDHAASHGYAVPAFNINNMEQGIAIMQAAAEVDAPVIIQASRGARSYAGDLMLSHMIDALERTYPDIPLCMHQDHGNDEATCASAIAHGFTSVMMDGSLKADAKTAADYDYNVAITRRVVDLAHWVGASVEGELGVLGSLEHGGGEQEDGHGVEGKISHDQLLTDPDQAIDFVRATKVDALAIAMGTSHGAYKFSRKPDGEILAMRVVEEIHRRLPNTHLVMHGSSSVPQPLQDMFNQFGGEMPQTWGVPVDEIVRGIKSGVRKVNIDTDCRLAMTAVFRKVAAQSRSEFDPRKFLKPAMDAMRELCRDRFEQFGTAGHASKIKVIPLSEMARRYRAGELDPRIGAREPVAA; via the coding sequence GTGGCCCGTATCACCCTTCGCCAACTGCTCGATCATGCCGCCAGCCACGGCTACGCGGTGCCGGCGTTCAACATCAACAACATGGAGCAGGGCATCGCAATCATGCAGGCGGCGGCCGAGGTCGACGCGCCCGTCATCATCCAGGCCTCGCGCGGCGCGCGCAGCTATGCCGGCGATCTCATGCTCTCGCACATGATTGACGCGCTGGAGCGGACCTATCCGGACATCCCGCTCTGCATGCATCAGGACCACGGCAATGACGAGGCGACCTGCGCTTCTGCCATCGCCCACGGCTTCACCTCGGTGATGATGGACGGATCGCTCAAGGCGGATGCCAAGACGGCGGCGGACTATGACTACAACGTTGCGATCACCCGCCGCGTCGTCGATCTCGCGCATTGGGTCGGCGCCTCCGTCGAAGGCGAGCTCGGTGTGCTCGGCTCGCTCGAGCATGGCGGCGGCGAGCAGGAGGATGGTCATGGCGTCGAGGGCAAGATCAGTCACGATCAGCTGTTGACCGATCCCGACCAGGCTATCGACTTCGTCCGCGCCACCAAGGTCGATGCGCTCGCGATCGCGATGGGCACCTCTCACGGCGCCTACAAGTTCAGCCGCAAGCCGGATGGCGAGATCCTGGCCATGCGGGTGGTCGAGGAGATCCATCGTCGGCTGCCGAACACGCATCTGGTGATGCACGGCTCCTCCTCGGTGCCGCAGCCGCTTCAGGACATGTTCAACCAGTTCGGCGGCGAGATGCCGCAGACCTGGGGCGTGCCGGTGGACGAAATCGTCCGCGGCATCAAGAGCGGCGTGCGTAAGGTCAACATCGACACCGACTGCCGCCTCGCCATGACCGCGGTGTTTCGGAAAGTGGCGGCGCAGAGCCGCAGTGAGTTCGATCCGCGCAAATTCCTCAAGCCCGCGATGGATGCGATGCGCGAGCTTTGCCGCGACCGCTTCGAGCAGTTCGGCACCGCGGGCCATGCCAGCAAGATCAAGGTCATTCCCTTGAGCGAGATGGCGCGGCGTTATCGCGCCGGCGAGCTCGATCCGCGCATTGGCGCCCGCGAGCCGGTCGCCGCCTAG
- the tkt gene encoding transketolase, with product MNISVHAEADIAAVTHNDLANAVRFLAVDAIETSQSGHPGLPMGMADVATVLFSRFLKFDSAHPSWPDRDRFVLSAGHGSMLLYALLHLTGGDVSLDDIKAFRQWGSKTPGHPEYGHTPGVETTTGPLGQGIATAVGMALAERMANARHGDGLVDHFTYVIAGDGCLMEGISQEAISLAGHLQLGRLIVLFDDNGISIDGPTSLATSDDQLARFAASGWSVRRVDGHDAEAVAQAIAEERETAKPSLIACRTVIGYGAPDRQGTEKAHGAPLGTEQTAAARRTLGWDYQAFVVPIPVAKAWRMIGQRGQVDRLAWLDRYERATPEQRDLFIERKAVALPNAYAQAAAKLRERFASERPKLATRQASQQVLEAIAGTIPGLIGGSADLTHSNLTHAKAQAPVKRGAFAGDYIHYGVREHGMAAAMNGLALHGGFIPYGGTFLAFSDYSRPAIRLAALMRLRVIHVMTHDSIGLGEDGPTHQPVEHLAALRVIPNLLVFRPADAVETLEAWDCALASEDRPSVLCLSRQALPTFRSDVRGRNRVARGAYLIVSPDGSRDVTLMATGSEVSIALEAARLLATEHVRAAVVSAPCFSLFEEQPEDYRAAVLGTAPRIGIEAAVPGDWYRWIGTDGEFVGMRGFGASAPASVLYREFGITPQSVAEAARRAIARKKQ from the coding sequence ATGAACATCTCGGTTCACGCCGAAGCCGACATCGCGGCGGTCACGCACAACGATCTCGCCAATGCCGTCCGCTTCCTCGCGGTCGACGCCATCGAAACCTCGCAGTCCGGCCATCCCGGCCTGCCCATGGGCATGGCCGACGTCGCGACCGTGCTGTTCTCGCGATTCCTGAAGTTCGACTCGGCGCATCCGAGCTGGCCTGACCGCGACCGCTTTGTGCTGTCGGCGGGCCACGGCTCGATGCTGCTCTACGCGCTGCTGCATCTGACCGGCGGCGATGTCAGCCTTGATGACATCAAGGCCTTCCGGCAGTGGGGCTCGAAGACGCCGGGTCATCCGGAATACGGCCACACCCCCGGCGTCGAAACCACGACCGGACCGTTAGGGCAGGGGATCGCGACCGCCGTCGGCATGGCCCTCGCCGAGCGCATGGCCAATGCGCGGCATGGCGACGGCCTCGTCGATCACTTTACCTATGTCATTGCCGGCGACGGCTGTTTGATGGAGGGCATCAGCCAGGAGGCGATCTCGCTCGCGGGTCACCTTCAGCTTGGTCGCCTGATCGTGCTGTTCGACGACAACGGCATCTCCATCGATGGGCCGACCTCGCTTGCGACCTCGGACGATCAGCTTGCACGCTTCGCCGCCTCCGGCTGGTCGGTTCGGCGCGTGGACGGGCACGATGCCGAAGCCGTAGCGCAGGCGATCGCGGAAGAGCGTGAAACCGCAAAGCCGTCCCTGATCGCCTGCCGCACCGTCATCGGCTATGGCGCGCCGGATCGGCAAGGCACCGAGAAGGCGCATGGCGCGCCGCTCGGCACCGAGCAGACAGCGGCGGCGCGGCGGACGCTGGGCTGGGACTATCAGGCCTTCGTGGTGCCGATTCCCGTCGCTAAGGCGTGGCGGATGATCGGACAGCGCGGGCAGGTCGATCGTCTCGCCTGGCTTGATCGCTACGAACGCGCAACGCCCGAGCAGCGCGACCTGTTCATCGAGCGCAAGGCGGTTGCCCTGCCGAACGCCTATGCCCAGGCGGCGGCAAAATTGCGCGAACGCTTTGCCAGCGAGCGTCCGAAGCTTGCGACGCGGCAGGCCTCGCAACAGGTGCTCGAGGCCATCGCCGGAACAATCCCCGGACTGATCGGGGGCTCTGCCGACCTGACGCATTCGAACCTGACGCACGCCAAGGCGCAGGCTCCAGTCAAGCGTGGCGCATTCGCCGGCGACTACATCCATTACGGCGTCCGCGAGCACGGCATGGCCGCCGCAATGAACGGCCTCGCCCTGCATGGTGGTTTTATTCCCTATGGCGGCACGTTCCTCGCATTCTCCGACTACAGCCGGCCGGCGATCCGCCTTGCGGCCTTGATGCGGCTGCGCGTCATCCATGTGATGACCCACGACTCCATCGGGCTCGGCGAGGACGGACCGACGCATCAGCCAGTCGAGCATCTTGCAGCGCTGCGCGTTATTCCGAACTTGCTCGTGTTTCGTCCCGCAGACGCGGTCGAGACACTCGAGGCTTGGGACTGCGCGCTCGCATCCGAGGATCGTCCCTCCGTGCTGTGTCTGTCGCGCCAAGCGCTGCCGACCTTCCGCAGCGATGTCCGTGGCAGGAATCGCGTGGCGCGCGGCGCCTATCTGATCGTGTCACCGGATGGGTCGCGCGACGTGACGCTGATGGCGACCGGCTCGGAAGTCTCGATCGCGCTGGAAGCCGCCCGCCTGCTTGCGACCGAGCACGTCCGCGCCGCTGTTGTCTCCGCGCCATGCTTCTCGTTGTTCGAGGAGCAGCCGGAAGATTATCGCGCCGCTGTACTCGGCACCGCGCCACGGATCGGCATCGAGGCGGCCGTGCCCGGCGATTGGTACCGCTGGATCGGCACCGACGGCGAATTCGTCGGCATGCGCGGCTTCGGCGCCTCGGCGCCGGCATCGGTGCTCTATCGCGAATTCGGCATCACGCCGCAAAGCGTTGCCGAAGCCGCCCGTCGCGCGATCGCTCGCAAGAAGCAATAA